A region of Desulfolithobacter dissulfuricans DNA encodes the following proteins:
- a CDS encoding ABC transporter ATP-binding protein: MANDLSVRNLVKKFGDFVAVDDVTFDVEQGSFFSILGPSGCGKTTLLRMVAGFDEPTSGTIAIRGNDMRGVPPNKRPVNLVFQHLALFPMMSVAENIGFGLKRRGMNAAEISRRTEAILESVGLPGFGTKRINQLSGGQKQRVAIARCLVMEPSVLLLDEPLGALDLKLREQMKVELKKLQAKVGTTFIYITHDQSEALVMSDTIAVMNKGRFEQVGPPRELYGDPRTPFVAQFVGDNNRWSGEVVEVNNHVSIRTEEGFLFRARSHETYPTSTRVNLFLRPEALRIEPEQTGELNTFQVTVKTILFDGANSRLLTVTPGGHELLVSLPQNRQFDYIQPGDTITLGWHPDSGLCFEA; this comes from the coding sequence ATGGCCAACGATCTCTCTGTCCGTAACCTTGTAAAAAAATTCGGCGACTTTGTCGCGGTGGACGATGTCACCTTTGACGTGGAGCAGGGCTCGTTCTTCTCCATCCTCGGGCCGTCCGGCTGCGGCAAGACCACACTGCTGCGAATGGTGGCCGGCTTTGACGAGCCCACCTCGGGGACCATCGCCATCCGGGGCAATGACATGCGCGGAGTGCCGCCCAACAAACGACCGGTCAACCTGGTCTTCCAGCACCTGGCGCTCTTTCCCATGATGAGCGTGGCTGAAAACATCGGTTTTGGCCTCAAGCGCCGCGGCATGAACGCAGCAGAGATCTCCCGGCGGACCGAGGCCATTCTCGAGAGCGTCGGCCTGCCCGGTTTCGGAACCAAACGGATCAACCAGCTCTCAGGAGGGCAGAAACAGCGGGTGGCCATTGCCCGCTGCCTGGTCATGGAGCCCTCGGTTCTGCTGCTGGACGAGCCCCTGGGCGCCCTGGACCTCAAGCTCCGGGAACAGATGAAAGTGGAGCTCAAGAAACTGCAGGCCAAGGTTGGAACGACCTTTATCTATATCACCCACGACCAGTCCGAGGCCCTGGTCATGTCGGATACCATCGCGGTGATGAACAAGGGCAGATTCGAGCAGGTGGGGCCGCCGCGGGAGCTGTACGGCGATCCGCGCACCCCTTTTGTGGCCCAGTTTGTCGGCGACAACAACCGCTGGTCCGGCGAGGTGGTCGAGGTGAACAACCACGTCTCCATCCGCACCGAGGAGGGGTTTCTCTTCCGGGCCAGGAGCCACGAGACCTACCCCACCTCCACCCGGGTCAATCTCTTCCTCCGGCCCGAGGCTCTGCGCATCGAACCCGAGCAGACCGGGGAGCTCAACACCTTCCAGGTCACCGTCAAGACCATTCTCTTCGATGGGGCCAACAGCCGGCTGCTGACCGTGACCCCGGGAGGCCACGAGCTGCTGGTCAGCCTGCCGCAAAACCGGCAGTTCGACTATATTCAGCCCGGCGACACCATCACGCTCGGCTGGCATCCGGACTCGGGACTCTGCTTTGAGGCATAA
- a CDS encoding extracellular solute-binding protein, which produces MKKLTLLTALCCFFLATAAQAETLKILTWKGYAPKALVEKFEKETGIKVEATYSNNEEMIAKLRATRGAGFDLAQPSQDRISSVQAKYRIYQPLDYSKIKSELFIPSMLEAVKKNTRVKNDSYAVPFCWGTSGLIVNSDKAPDADDWNALIDPKYKGRISYRLKRPTLIAMGFALGYNPFELYSDPAAYKAMLDKVAETLIKAKPLVKNYWANGDALLESMRSGEVYVAMAWDNGGWKLHAENPAIDFRAPKSGALGWIDTFAIPAKAKNVDAAYKWINFMMRPENAGYFTSQEKVATASQGANAYVAADVAANFERCFPKETIDNIKWYPPVPAKLEVMEGKILDKIKAAK; this is translated from the coding sequence ATGAAAAAACTCACTCTGCTCACGGCCCTTTGCTGTTTCTTTCTGGCCACCGCGGCCCAGGCGGAAACCCTCAAGATTCTCACCTGGAAAGGGTACGCGCCCAAGGCCCTGGTGGAAAAATTTGAAAAGGAAACCGGCATCAAGGTCGAGGCAACCTATTCCAACAACGAGGAGATGATCGCCAAACTCCGGGCCACCCGGGGCGCCGGCTTTGACCTGGCCCAGCCGAGCCAGGACCGTATCTCCTCGGTCCAGGCCAAGTACAGGATCTACCAGCCCCTGGACTACTCGAAAATCAAGAGCGAACTGTTCATCCCCTCCATGCTCGAGGCGGTGAAAAAAAACACCCGGGTCAAGAACGACTCCTACGCGGTTCCTTTCTGCTGGGGCACCTCGGGATTGATCGTCAACTCCGACAAGGCCCCGGACGCCGACGACTGGAACGCACTCATCGATCCCAAGTACAAGGGCCGCATCAGCTACCGGCTCAAGAGGCCGACCCTGATCGCCATGGGCTTTGCCCTGGGATACAATCCCTTTGAGCTCTACTCCGATCCAGCGGCCTACAAGGCCATGCTCGACAAGGTGGCCGAGACCCTGATCAAGGCCAAACCTCTGGTCAAGAACTACTGGGCCAACGGCGACGCCCTGCTGGAGTCCATGCGCTCGGGCGAGGTCTATGTGGCCATGGCGTGGGACAACGGTGGCTGGAAACTGCATGCGGAAAACCCGGCCATCGACTTCCGGGCCCCCAAGAGCGGAGCGCTGGGCTGGATCGACACCTTTGCCATCCCGGCCAAGGCCAAGAACGTGGACGCGGCCTACAAGTGGATCAACTTCATGATGCGGCCTGAAAACGCCGGCTACTTCACCAGCCAGGAGAAGGTGGCCACCGCTTCCCAGGGAGCCAACGCCTACGTGGCCGCTGATGTGGCCGCCAACTTCGAGCGCTGCTTCCCCAAGGAGACCATCGACAACATCAAGTGGTATCCGCCGGTTCCGGCCAAGCTCGAAGTCATGGAAGGCAAAATTCTTGACAAGATCAAGGCAGCCAAATAG